The DNA sequence TGCGGCCCGGCGGGTGCGCGCTTCTCGTAGTCGACGTTCAGCGAGACTTCGTGCACCCCGACGGGTGGAGCGCGCGCCGCTTGCCGGGGGCGACGTCGCTGCGCCGTGTGATCCCCGTCATCAACGCGCTCGTCGCCGCCGCGCGAGCCACCGCCGTCCCCGTCTGTTACGTGACGATGGAGCACGGCCGCGAGGTCGACGCCCCCAACTATCAGGCCCGCTACGTCGCGCGCGGCATGGGCGAGGAGATTTTGTGCGCGGCCGGCGGCTGGGGGGCCGCGCTGGACGACGAACTCACGCCTCCTCGGCCTGGTGATATTACAATCGTACGTCATAGCTATGACGGGTTCACGGGCACTGACCTTGACGCGCTGCTTC is a window from the bacterium genome containing:
- a CDS encoding isochorismatase family cysteine hydrolase yields the protein MDKPAATRILTTLDELLRPGGCALLVVDVQRDFVHPDGWSARRLPGATSLRRVIPVINALVAAARATAVPVCYVTMEHGREVDAPNYQARYVARGMGEEILCAAGGWGAALDDELTPPRPGDITIVRHSYDGFTGTDLDALLRARKVDVVVAVGVVTNLCVQTTVQHAFALGYYVVVVEDGTAAADPDVQAMTLDNLGRYFGLVAPAGVVAEHWTRIGRVAAPSSPKEFVE